The following are from one region of the Rhipicephalus microplus isolate Deutch F79 chromosome 1, USDA_Rmic, whole genome shotgun sequence genome:
- the LOC119185016 gene encoding uncharacterized protein LOC119185016 isoform X1 has protein sequence MGTMDGKAASGTDDDSWSWDTDFEDDSGYEVPLQAGDYEPVGWPSQHIAKPERPAGTLSRPLPPVPRVQRQEDSGADPPWLVRVERAEAERLLSGARDGSFVVRPSRGEAPFALSLRFGGRPFHLRVRRRTDGRLALGSEKPCERSFDSLGQLVEHHCREPILLTSRGCPAGRTTLALPPLT, from the exons ATGGGCACTATGGATGGAAAAGCGGCCAGTGG GACAGATGACGACAGTTGGAGCTGGGATACAGACTTTGAAGATGATTCTGGATATGAGGTTCCACTTCAGGCTGGAGACTATGAGCCTGTTGGCTGGCCTTCTCAACACATTGCGAAACCTGAGAGACCTG CTGGTACCCTAAGCCGTCCACTGCCTCCAGTGCCACGTGTACAG CGGCAGGAGGATTCTGGTGCAGACCCCCCGTGGCTGGTGCGCGTGGAGCGTGCCGAGGCTGAGCGCCTCCTGTCGGGTGCTCGAGATGGCAGCTTTGTGGTGCGGCCGAGTCGTGGGGAGGCTCCGTTTGCTCTCAGCCTGCGCTTTGGTGGCCGGCCCTTTCACTTACGTGTGCGGCGGCGCACCGACGGACGCCTGGCACTAGGCAGTGAGAAGCCGTGCGAGCGCAGCTTCGACTCATTGGGCCAGCTGGTCGAGCACCACTGCCGTGAGCCTATTCTGTTGACGTCCCGGGGCTGTCCTGCAGGCCGTACAACCCTTGCCCTTCCTCCGCTAACGTGA
- the LOC119185016 gene encoding tyrosine-protein kinase SYK isoform X2, whose product MEKRPVDDDSWSWDTDFEDDSGYEVPLQAGDYEPVGWPSQHIAKPERPAGTLSRPLPPVPRVQRQEDSGADPPWLVRVERAEAERLLSGARDGSFVVRPSRGEAPFALSLRFGGRPFHLRVRRRTDGRLALGSEKPCERSFDSLGQLVEHHCREPILLTSRGCPAGRTTLALPPLT is encoded by the exons ATGGAAAAGCGGCCAGTGG ATGACGACAGTTGGAGCTGGGATACAGACTTTGAAGATGATTCTGGATATGAGGTTCCACTTCAGGCTGGAGACTATGAGCCTGTTGGCTGGCCTTCTCAACACATTGCGAAACCTGAGAGACCTG CTGGTACCCTAAGCCGTCCACTGCCTCCAGTGCCACGTGTACAG CGGCAGGAGGATTCTGGTGCAGACCCCCCGTGGCTGGTGCGCGTGGAGCGTGCCGAGGCTGAGCGCCTCCTGTCGGGTGCTCGAGATGGCAGCTTTGTGGTGCGGCCGAGTCGTGGGGAGGCTCCGTTTGCTCTCAGCCTGCGCTTTGGTGGCCGGCCCTTTCACTTACGTGTGCGGCGGCGCACCGACGGACGCCTGGCACTAGGCAGTGAGAAGCCGTGCGAGCGCAGCTTCGACTCATTGGGCCAGCTGGTCGAGCACCACTGCCGTGAGCCTATTCTGTTGACGTCCCGGGGCTGTCCTGCAGGCCGTACAACCCTTGCCCTTCCTCCGCTAACGTGA